From Trichoderma atroviride chromosome 1, complete sequence, one genomic window encodes:
- a CDS encoding uncharacterized protein (EggNog:ENOG41), translating to MDSIEGADKKLEDPSGNAERDSHSHESREMTESRVSLGSDDASWVVVSDPLEKSLASEPGGVSIRGESAAENETKLHDNRAAVERYIDSVLAGEDFAFWSEDVKPEVKEQLVKNADGMPQYAGDQLDQLKRYTDSKYILEALRDLPHNIDAIYDRMLLSTDKRLQPQIISSLKWVAFAIDTLDVGLLSEVFTLHLDRAQTLGEAVAFSADDVLKYFSGLLIEKDGCVQFDRPYIKEYLTSSRIRNSPVSAFSFTANDAQIHIAKSCLDLHLQCNPSDNSTDSAIVEQQGEEDVSKLKSYATKNWALHLESVPPSSWPPEIVQAANLALNIRSRSLYSMINSVTDRPFILDEAWLNPLIYTAHINAYRLTDMLISEGLGTHEYITQSDLNAALLSAASAGSYEVVQLLLEKGASVDVKTERNLNPLVEAAENSHLEIVRFLVEEKFAINVFSKALDEAAREGNFEIVEFLVLNKTPVTKFALKTVAGSFGDSPKSLECLKLLLDNSKGMKLQGALCKAAYGECWKAFEVLLSRGADINGLDGRYGTPLHQVCAAQDLDESRVEYLLSLGANPKTRAGQHRTPLQAVCYSYAGRDEKTAIRVAKLLMARGAGINRTGGELGSALKNACGSKGKDGVSWYSLVEFLLQNGADVNEKGGLVRYRFTSRVPCGTC from the exons ATGGATTCAATTGAAGGCGCAGATAAGAAACTCGAGGATCCTAGTGGCAACGCTGAGCGGGATTCGCACAGTCATGAGAGTCGGGAAATGACTGAGTCCAGAGTGTCGCTTGGTAGTGACGATGCCTCTTGGGTTGTTGTC TCGGATCCTTTAGAGAAGTCTTTGGCGTCCGAGCCTGGCGGTGTTTCAATTCGCGGTGAGTCCGCCGCGGAAAATGAAACCAAGCTTCACGATAACAGGGCTGCCGTGGAACGATACATTGATTCAGTCCTCGCGGGAGAGgactttgccttttggtCAGAGGATGTTAAGCCGGAAGTCAAGGAGCAGCTGGTGAAGAATGCAGATGGCAT GCCCCAATATGCCGGTGATCAGCTCGACCAGCTAAAAAGATACACAGACTCCAAATATATCCTTGAAGCTCTGAGAGACCTCCCTCATAATATTGACGCCATTTATGATAGGATGCTGCTAAGTACCGACAAAAGGCTACAGCCTCAAATCATAAGCTCTCTGAAATGGGTAGCATTTGCAATCGACACTTTGGATGTTGGTCTATTGTCAGAAGTCTTCACTCTGCATCTGGATCGGGCCCAGACCTTGGGTGAGGCGGTTGCGTTCTCCGCTGATGATGTCTTGAAATATTTTTCTGGGTTGCTGATTGAAAAGGATGGCTGCGTCCAGTTTGATCGCCCATACATCAAGGAATATTTAACCTCTAGCAGGATCCGCAATAGCCCTGTGTCTGCCTTCTCGTTCACAGCGAACGATGCCCAGATACACATTGCAAAGTCTTGCTTGGACCTTCACCTACAATGCAATCCCTCGGACAATTCAACCGATTCTGCTATTGTGGAACaacaaggtgaagaagatgtgtCAAAATTGAAATCTTACGCAACTAAGAACTGGGCTCTGCATCTGGAGAGCGTGCCTCCTTCGTCTTGGCCGCCTGAGATTGTTCAGGCCGCAAATCTTGCACTTAATATCCGCAGCCGAAGTCTCTACAGCATGATAAACTCGGTTACTGATCGTCCTTTTATCCTTGACGAAGCATGGCTCAATCCACTGATATACACTGCTCACATAAACGCATACCGGCTTACCGATATGCTAATTTCAGAAGGGCTCGGTACTCACGAGTACATCACCCAAAGCGATTTAAATGCTGCGCTGCTGAGTGCTGCCTCGGCCGGAAGCTATGAAGTTGTCCAACTTCTCCTCGAAAAAGGCGCCAGCGTCGACGTCAAAACGGAACGCAATCTGAATCCTCTTGTAGAGGCCGCAGAAAATAGTCATTTGGAAATCGTGCGATTCCTAGTCGAAGAGAAATTTGCCATCAACGTTTTCAGCAAGGCTTTGGATGAGGCAGCGAGAGAGGGCAATTTCGAAATCGTGGAATTCCTTGTTCTCAACAAGACACCGGTCACTAAATTCGCTCTCAAAACTGTAGCTGGGTCTTTTGGAGATTCACCTAAATCTTTAGAGTGCTTAAAGCTTTTGCTTGATAACAGCAAGGGCATGAAGCTACAAGGGGCGCTCTGCAAGGCAGCCTACGGAGAGTGCTGGAAGGCATTTGAGGTGCTGCTCAGCAGAGGCGCGGATATaaatggccttgatggacGTTATGGTACTCCGCTTCACCAGGTGTGTGCGGCCCAGGATTTAGACGAATCCCGAGTCGAATATCTGTTGAGTCTGGGCGCAAATCCCAAGACCAGAGCAGGGCAGCACAGAACACCCTTGCAGGCTGTCTGTTATTCTTATGCTGGCAGAGATGAGAAAACTGCCATCAGGGTTGCGAAGCTTCTCATGGCCCGCGGCGCTGGAATCAACAGGACAGGAGGAGAGCTTGGCAGCGCTCTGAAAAACGCATGTGGATCGAAAGGCAAGGATGGTGTCTCTTGGTATTCCCTGGTGGAATTTCTCCTTCAAAACGGCGCAGACGTCAatgaaaagggggggctcgTACGATACCGCTTTACAAGTCGCGTGCCATGTGGGACATGTTGA
- a CDS encoding uncharacterized protein (EggNog:ENOG41) has protein sequence MVQMLLDHGADINQTGSNVFGCALQAATTAGNLKLVRFLLDHGAEIDLEFANSGTALKAACAHGNNEIARLLLDHGADVNAGGRNAGVIIQTACWSGRSNDEMIHMLLDHGADIRLTGFTYVPLFHMAAISDGIKDNTVLKRLLDLGADINEVDMNRGTPLHAVLRKLFEDSSMNPSRIRFLIEHGADVNFDIPMFGFGSPLHHLCANPVYDSNKYPPHRAAALLFELCPQLDVNAQSGRYGSALQAAVFCDLEETVQVLLDNGADVNASGGRYNNALNAAVVRGVLAYCQEVA, from the coding sequence ATGGTACAAATGCTGCTTGACCATGGTGCTGATATCAACCAGACAGGCAGCAACGTGTTTGGATGCGCACTACAAGCTGCAACCACAGCTGGAAACTTGAAGCTTGTCCGCTTCTTGCTTGATCACGGCGCAGAAATAGACTTGGAATTCGCGAATAGCGGAACTGCGCTCAAAGCTGCCTGTGCCCATGGTAATAACGAGATTGCACGCTTGCTTCTCGACCACGGTGCCGATGTGAATGCAGGAGGCCGTAATGCTGGAGTGATTATCCAGACTGCTTGCTGGAGTGGGCGCAGTAACGATGAAATGATTCATATGCTGCTCGATCACGGCGCTGATATTCGTCTCACCGGCTTCACATACGTCCCGCTTTTTCACATGGCCGCCATATCGGATGGAATTAAAGACAATACCGTGTTGAAGCGGCTTCTGGATCTCGGTGCCGATATCAACGAGGTGGACATGAACCGTGGCACGCCGCTTCACGCTGTACTGCGAAAATTATTCGAGGACAGCAGCATGAACCCCAGCAGGATCCGGTTTCTCATCGAGCACGGCGCAGACGTCAACTTTGACATTCCCATGTTTGGATTCGGCTCGCCGCTGCATCACTTGTGCGCAAACCCGGTTTACGATTCCAACAAGTATCCTCCTCACCGAGCAGCGGCCCTTCTTTTCGAACTTTGCCCGCAGCTTGATGTAAATGCGCAGAGCGGACGGTATGGCTCGGCTCTGCAGGCGGCGGTGTTTTGCGACTTGGAGGAAACTGTCCAGGTTCTACTCGACAACGGAGCTGATGTTAACGCGTCTGGCGGGAGGTATAACAATGCGCTGAATGCCGCTGTTGTCAGGGGGGTTTTGGCATACTGCCAGGAAGTTGCTTGA
- a CDS encoding mitochondrial 54S ribosomal protein uL6m, whose translation MASILAPSRGKALSKAFSTAAASPSSLPSILPASTTTTIASPSRFASARRQFSTTQGRPSKLGITPLSIPPGVEVVMGEPKAFRSATSYKPVVKKKITVKGPLGTLDMDVPEFVDLVQNAEEKTATLSVRDPNAKEQKAMWGTSWSYLNNHITGVSEGHTAIIRLVGVGYRASVEQRGAKEQYPGQKFLCLKLGFTHPVEVGIPKGVTVTTPSLTRILLEGPNREVLMSFAGVVRNWRKPEPYKGKGVFINDETIKLKQKKIK comes from the exons ATGGCATCAATTCTAGCTCCTAGCCGGGGCAAGGCCCTGAGCAAGGCTTTTTCCACGGCCGCAGCCTCGCCCTCCTCACTACCCTCAATACTAccggcctcgacgacgacaacgatTGCCTCCCCGAGCAGATTCGCTTCTGCGAGACGACAATTCTCAACGACGCAAGGCCGACCGTCAAAACTGGGCATCACGCCGCTTTCGATCCCTCCGGGCGTGGAGGTTGTCATGGGAGAGCCAAAGGCGTTTCGGTCGGCGACGTCGTATAAGCCggttgtgaagaagaagattacCGTAAAGGGACCATTGG GAACTCTGGATATGGATGTGCCCGAGTTTGTGGACCTGGTTCAAAACGCCGAAGAAAAGACTGCGACGCTCAGCGTGAGAGATCCGAATGCGAAAGAGCAGAAAGCCATGTGGG GAACATCATGGTCCTACCTCAACAACCACATCACCGGCGTCTCCGAAGGCCACACAGCCATCATCCgcctcgtcggcgtcggctACCGCGCCAGCGTCGAGCAGCGCGGCGCAAAGGAGCAGTACCCGGGCCAAAAGTTCCTCTGCCTCAAGCTCGGCTTCACGCACCCCGTGGAGGTGGGCATCCCCAAGGGCGTCACGGTGACGACGCCGTCGCTGACGCGCATTCTGCTCGAGGGCCCTAATCGGGAGGTGCTCATGAGCTTTGCGGGCGTGGTGCGGAATTGGAGGAAGCCAGAGCCGTACAAGGGCAAGGGAGTGTTTATTAACGATGAGACGATTaagctgaagcagaagaagattaaATAA
- a CDS encoding uncharacterized protein (BUSCO:EOG092D25WL), translated as MSTSHSSSSSPHKLNRSTSSAPRSRLILLFSLSVIVLLFSLLLPIAGITTASLSLASISRLVHQAGHCSLSSILRPSRFSFPHSAAVAMSAPKYEKELQIAQLAVQRASILTKRVFHEKAKGTVDKNDKSPVTIGDFGAQALIIAALQHNFPNDAIVAEEESAKLKEDANLRTTIWDLVKDIKLDDAAAEALLGGPIKDVDAMVEFIDKGNSAGGSQGRIWAIDPIDGTKGFLRGGQYAVCLALMIDGDVKVGALGCPNLPIDDSARLTTDIGANQTDKGHGVLFSAVQGHGAKSRALATVNLDAEDGKPISMRAIDDLTKANFCESVEAGHSSHGDQAAISQKLGITEPSVRMDSQAKYGSIARGAGDIYLRLPVSATYQEKIWDHAAGDLIVREAGGQVTDIHGKRLDFSIGRTLANNKGVVAAPAAVHGKVLEVVQEVLSAKL; from the coding sequence ATGTCGACATCCcactcttcctcttcatctccacaTAAACTCAACCGATCGACATCCTCTGCGCCCAGATCTCGTCTAatcctccttttctctctctccgtcatcgtccttctcttctcgctcctcctccccatcGCAGGCATCACGACGGCTTCCCTATCTctcgcctccatctcgcgcCTCGTCCACCAAGCCGGACATTGCTCCCTCTCCTCGATCCTCCGACCCAGTCGCTTCTCCTTTCCACACTCAGCAGCCGTAGCCATGAGCGCACCAAAGTACGAAAAGGAGCTCCAGATTGCTCAGCTCGCCGTCCAGCGCGCTTCCATCCTCACAAAGCGAGTCTTTCAcgaaaaggccaagggcaCTGTCGACAAGAATGACAAGTCACCAGTCACGATTGGCGACTTTGGAGCGCAGGCACTCATCATTGCGGCTCTGCAGCACAATTTCCCAAACGATGCCATTGTCGCCGAGGAGGAGTCTGCGAAGCTGAAGGAGGATGCCAATCTGAGGACCACAATCTGGGACTTGGTGAAAGATATAAAGTTGgacgatgccgctgctgaagctcTGCTGGGCGGACCTATCAAGGATGTTGATGCCATGGTTGAGTTTATCGACAAGGGAAACAGTGCTGGTGGCTCCCAGGGACGCATCTGGGCCATTGACCCCATCGACGGAACAAAGGGCTTCCTCCGTGGAGGCCAGTACGCCGTATGCCTCGCCCTCATGATTGACGGCGACGTCAAAGTTGGCGCTCTGGGATGCCCCAACCTCCCCATTGACGATTCTGCCCGCCTCACCACCGACATTGGCGCAAACCAGACCGACAAGGGCCACGGAGTCTTGTTCTCCGCCGTCCAAGGCCACGGCGCCAAGAGCCGCGCGCTCGCGACTGTGAACCTCGACGCCGAGGATGGCAAACCCATTTCCATGCGCGCCATTGACGATCTGACAAAGGCCAACTTCTGCGAGAGTGTGGAAGCCGGTCACTCCTCCCACGGCGATCAGGCCGCCATCTCACAGAAGCTGGGCATTACCGAGCCGAGCGTCCGCATGGACAGCCAGGCCAAGTACGGCTCTATTGCTCGTGGCGCTGGAGACATTTACTTGCGCCTGCCCGTGAGCGCTACATATCAGGAGAAGATCTGGGACCACGCTGCTGGCGATCTTATTGTCAGGGAAGCAGGCGGACAGGTCACCGACATTCACGGCAAAAGACTAGATTTTAGCATTGGACGGACACTTGCAAACAACAAGGGCGTGGTGGCAGCGCCCGCGGCGGTGCATGGCAAAGTCCTGGAAGTAGTGCAGGAAGTTTTGAGCGCCAAGCTGTAA